The genomic DNA atctttcaatATCTATTTATTACTTGTTCGTTTGCCCTCGTCGAGGAATCATTGTTATAGAACTCGCATGAGTTCGTCTTAGATTTACCTTCAagaaatgttataattatagGATAATTTAtactatgattttttttattaatttaatttttttatttaaaaacataccTAGTTAATTGTATTAACAAATtagagaaattttaaaaaaatatataaaaaaattaaatttcaaattgaaCATAgcaaatattattatagataaaaaaaatgtattattaaatatatatattaataatatttttttctttttaaattaaatgatttataaaaaaaacgaactaaacattaaattaacaaaataaaaataaataaagataaaaaaaatgttaaattaaattattcaaacaattctaaacaaatttatattaatcaatatataataatagttttagaTTACAAATTatggataaatataatttaaatttaatatgaataggATAAAACAAATCGATTTAACCATTTTCACCTCTACCCACAAGTAGCTTTGAATTACCTGTAGTTCAATCATTTATGTAACAATTCTCTAAAATATATAGTTCTCAGTTGATATCGAATTGCTTACATCTTGAAAACTGAAAACATACTATAAGATAGGAATGAAAATATAGTTTACCGGGATGATCAGATCACCTAACACAACAGAgggaatgaaaaaaataaaattatccagGCTTCTCGTAGGAATTTTGTTCCCTGAACTCTGAAATGGCGCTTTTAATCATTTCAGTCATATGAGGTTGCACAAACAGGTGAGTGTTGTCCAATACGTGTATTATGAACTTCTGTGAGGATGGCAGAGAATTGTTCATATTGATAATGAATTGCGCCATTGGTATGTCGCTGCAACAACAAAAAAGACAATTAGAAGCGTGAATAACAAAATTGATATCGTAAAactgtattttttttcatgaaCCATGTAAATTATAAACTTTACCATGATATGAACAGTCCTTTGATTGCATTAACCATATTGTGTTTTGTTTAGGGTTCAAAGGTCCCAACTGCAAAATATAACAACAAAACACAAAATGAATAAGATAAACTGATAAAAGCATAGACAGTCCCAACTCTCAACTCTCAACTCCCAAATCAGTTTAATTAATCTCTCCCTTCTTTGTCCAATTTCTTACCACAGTATAAACTTCAATTTTTACAGTCCTAAATGGTTTTATTGTAAAATGGGATATTCACCTTTTCATCTATCCCCCAATCAATCACATAACTAAGTTCAccaaccaaaatactaaatatcattttttttctttcttaaaaacaatattttctattatatatgAATACCCTTCAAGTTTTTTTACCCAAAAGAActcactttttaaaaaatatcttccAAACAAGGTTATCTACAAATAACCCCAATATGAACAAGTACACAAATCTGGAAATTTTAGGCAACAAACTtgcaaatttatttatgaacttTAATTCTTCAAGTTAAAAAGTTTGAGTCACATAATTAATTCTCAACTCCATTACATAGAATTGAGAACTAATATCATGGTCAAAGACATTTACAATACATCTCAAAAGAATTAACAAAATTGAACAGCAAGGTTGTCAGAATTCCAGACTTGTGTTTTTTTCTGAAATTGACTGATTTGAGCTTGAAGATCAGTTCAAATGCAATAACTCAAAACGCGAAAATTGTTTAGAAGATAAGGTCTTTGAAAACACCTCACAATAGGATATCACTGTTTCAGTTCATCTAGGCGAAAATCTCCCTTTATAGCTGCAAACAGTTCTGAAATTCTGCGCTGTCACTTTCTTAAATCTCATCAAATTGGAGTTTTGAATTCGATTAGGTCTTGTGCAATTGGGTTTACACAATGCTTGTCGAAATATTGAACTCCAACTTGGCACATCTTCAGCTCATCATAACATGTAAGATTTAAGTTGTGATAAAACTTCTAATCAATTGATTTTCTGAACCTGATTTGTCTCCTTAGATCATTATAACTCAAATCACTGCAACCTAAACCAACTAGAACTTGCCTATCATGCTCACAAACTGTTTATTATAACCGAATCAAAAGTCAATcaaacattggaattagaaAAACTCATTATAATCTTGACTACTCAACAACAACCCATTGTGCagatttaaaatttcaatgtcAACACATATTCTATCTCATTCAATCTAAACTTCATCTAATCACCAGTATCAAGTAATCATTGTCACAACAAACACAATCAATATCAAACAACTTTACCCAACATATAATCTATGCCATTACTTGCAAAGAACAgctattttttctattatatcaTGTGCAGATACATAATCAGTAGAGAACCTGTAAGTTAGGCGGAATTGGAGCAGTTTTTTTGGGAGAATTGGTTGGTAAAGCTTTACGGATGgagatcttcttcctttctacTCCGATGGTGGCGGCCGTAGGTTGAAGAGCAAAGCTAGTAGATAAAAATGAAGCCTTTTTCTACTCATTCAAGGGTTCTTCATTTCTTGATCTCGAAAATGCCGGCCTTTGAGATATTCTTCCTTTCCTTTTATCTTCTAATTTTGCCCCCATCTTTCCTCCTATTTTCTCATTAACCCTCTATCTTTCCTTCATTTAATTAAGACCTTGAAATCTTAAAGGCCGTGTTTGATTGTGGGCTGCAAAACAATAAGGTTAGGGTTAGTTtaagaaatgattttatttattttattgtatgaAATTGTTAGTATACATGTCTttgcttatttgttttttttttggaattagaaTAACTAAGTAAGGGTAGTTCAAGACTAACTTCAAAGTCACTAAGGCGTTATTTTGGTGGTTTTATATTACAACAGGGACGGATCTATGTATGGGTTCCAGTCCATTCCTAAAAAGAATTAggataaaaatgtgatattatctcattatttttttaatttttttaatatagttctcattttgtttatttaattattaaaaaaatgataaaacttttatttatttattggttttatctaaatttttctcgttaatttttgtaaatccATCTCCAATTCTTTTCAAACCATTTAACTCTTTTAAACATGTTCTGACCTCTAGGTCTGAATTTGGGTTCGTCCCTTGATTACAATgcaattgaaatttataaatgtaacttgtttgttttttaattttgtggttatacatttttttttttttttatatcatgtGACTccacatatataattaaatttataacaatgacttcaaaatttaatttaaaatgttgaaggTAAGAATCAAATTACTaacttttaatctcttaaaaaatatttttattatttaaattatcttagTTAGTTAATACTttgcatttttttaatatatgattatatcactcacataaaaataattaatttatttaacatagTTAACAAAGTTGAGAACTCTTTACTTTGTTAGGCAGAGTTATAGAAATacattttataaacttaatttgaaGAATACAACTTAACTTTGACCAAATAAccaacactagtaaaaaaattctATACCGATCAGTAACCTACTAGTACTACCTTAATTACTAATCGGTATAGAGTAATACCGATTGGTTATAATCCAATCGccagaaatatattttataaacttaatttgaaGAACACAACTTAACTTTGACCAAATAAccaacactagtaaaaaaaggtcTATACCGATCAGTAAACCTACTAGTACTACCTTAATTACTAATCGGTATTACTCTATACCGATTGGTTATAATCCAATCGCCACCAATCGGCATAGGGTAATACCGATCGGTATTTTAACCAGTCGGTATAGGGTAACACCGATCGGTATTTAAACCAAAATGtatatatagaatttaaaaaaattattttaattataattgtgtTCTTGTAGAAAGATATTAAacttacattttaataatacatcTATAATTGCATACCTAAATTCTTCTTTGCCAATAGACTTTTGCCAATAGACGGTACAAAATCATAATTCAGATGGAAACAAATACATACAATAGTTGtacaaataaactaaaaaaaataattttaaatcatctTTTGGAACAAAATGTACTGTCTGCTTGCCTCTAACTTCATCCTGACTTCACCTCTTAAGCAACAAGAGTGCTGATAGTGGTGCAAATAAATAAAGTTCATTCTTGTCCCAACTCATATTAATATACAAAAGCCTTCAACATAATTGAAATTCTTGATAGTCAAGAACTCTTGCTATTGATTCAACTTATTTGAATTGAAGATACGTAGTAATGTTACTAATGAACAGTCGAAAACATAGAAGCTTTTTTGTGATCAGGGTATTCCATCTCAATCCAAAAATGGGCAATTAGTTGAAATATGAATATTGAAAATGGCCGGATTAAAAATAACATAGTCTTAGAGCACCAAATAATCCTTGCTATAAGGCCAATTTCTACACACAGATCATTTATCTGAATAATACAGCAACATGGTATATGAAACTCTTGCTATAGATTCAACTTATTTGAATAGAAGATgcataataaaatttgtaatgaaCAGGAGGAACAGAAGCCTTACTGGGGAAACTTCTTGGTCTTCTTGTAACAACGGGCGAGACGATGAATCCTGGTCTCAACGAGAATCAGCCTGAACTTAGAGTTCTTGTCTTTCCTGTTCCTTTCTAGATGCTTCCTAATGGCCACAGCCTTCTTAATCAGATGGTAAAGATCCTTAGAAATCTCAGGTGCAAGTCTAAACAATATAAATTTCctcattttaaatattcataattaatgCTGTTACCTTTTGTAGTTCACCTTGACCATATTGTCCTATAGATTGAAATCTCCTTCCAGATGACACCAAACGCTTGCCCAACGCTATCaagaaaatattgtaatttgtAAGAACACTATGTTAATGTACAAAATCAAATCACGacaagttaaataaaatgtaacaaATGTATGGTCCTCCCCTCTTGCCTGATTTTTGTCTATCTGATAGGAGCCCATTAATGAAGGGAACATTCTAACCAAATTGGAAGAAGTGGATGTGTCAGTAACTCTCATGCTCGAGATATATTGAGCAATATCTCACCCAGTTCTTGACCACATTGTAATTAGTTAGAATTTGGTTTATGCAAATAACGCAATACActcttataaattttgtttttattcgtTTAAACATGTGACCacaagtttttattattataagaaattgtaTAAAAGCAAAGCCCGTCTAGTTTAATTGGTAGAGCGCAAGACTCTTAACCTTGTGGTCAAGGGTTTGAGCCCCTTGGTGGGCGCTCATTTTTGTAGTTTTAGATTCGTCGGCAACTTAAACTTATAGAAGTTTGTTTTTATTCGTTTAAACATGTGACCacaagtttttattattattataagaaattgcATAAAAACAAAGCCCGTCTAGCTCAGTTGGTAGAGCGCAAGGCTCTTAACCTTGTGGTCGAGGGTTCGAGCCCCTCGGTGGGCGTTCATTTTGTGGTTTTAGATTCTTCCGCAgctaaaacttataaaattgcATAAAATCAGAGTCCGTCTAGCTCAGTTGTTATAGTGCAATTCTCTTAACCTTGTGGTTAAGGTTTCTAGCCCCTCAATGGGCGTCCATTTTATGGTCCGCAACTAAAATTTATagaagtttatttttattcataattgcataaaaacaaagctcgtttagctCAATTGGTAGAGCGCAATGCTCTTAGCCTTGTGATTAAGTGTCCGACCCCTAGGTAGgcgttaattttttttttttttttagattttcccACAACTAAAActtataaaagtttgttttttattcgtttaaacATGTGACGACTTAgttgttattataataataaatagcaTAAAAACAAAGTCGTCTAGCTTATTTGGTAAAGTACAAGACTCTTAATCTTGTGATTGAAGATTTGAGTTCATTAGTGGGCGTCCATTTTTGTGGTTTTAGATTCTcctataactaaaatttatagaAACTTGTTTTTATTCTTGTAAAATGTGACCTCTcaattcttattattataagaaattgcTTAAAATTAAAGTTGTCAAGTTGATGTTTTTATAGTTTTAGATTCGCGAActtattcatgtttgttttatttgttcACACATGTAACGacccaattattattattattataagaaattgcATAAAAAGTTGAGAGTTCAAACCTTTAACGATCATTTTTTTAAAGCTTTTTAACATTGTGATCATGTTTTCTTGCAactacaacttatatatatatttaatttcacttgatttgattaaatatttactaCACACTCTTTTTTCTTCCtacaaaaaattctaaaaatgttaaaagttATCATGAAGATGATCTCTATGACTTTTTTCTAGTATAAGAGGGTACATCGTTTCTCTTTTCACCATTAAATTTGAGTTGTTGTGTTTTGTTGGGTTCAACATCCTACCAAATTtgagttaaaatatattatattgaggtgaaatataatttaaagaaaaataaattgaaaaaatatttttattcgaaataatttgaataatcctAATCTGATCTGAACTCAATCCGACCCGAACTCAATCTGATCCGATCTAAATCCAAATCGAAATATCTAATTCGAATTAGAATTTTGAATTCGAATCCGAAATTCGAATCTGATTGAATTttggattaattaattaaatgattaccCTACTAGTATGAAAACATATGACTAAATAGGTATTCAATTTATATGCAATTTTTACatgattaaatgaaaaaaaaattattaacaatttttttttgtatcatacttaaaaaatactttttaataaataaataaaaatgtatattttctcattaataAGATGTGACAAACATTAAgttaaaatctcaaatttaatTCTCTAATAATATTgtaggattttattttattttaatctaaaataaaatatattataattctcctatttatataaaatattataacttataatattaaaatattctatatttataaacaaataaatttattattatatattaacatctttaacatttttttaataaatttaatctgacttctatattaattaatataaattttcaaactcataattTTACACACacaatatttgtttgaaataatcttcatattataattagttttaattatatttcaaactaaaaaaattatattaaaattttattaattacagttAGTTAACCTtctttaattaatgtttatgaAGTTAATTTGCACCATCAATTCATGCAAATCTACatctaatttgaatttaaatttgaatttaaatttgaacattAGATAATAACTGCAAATTTAGTAACAAATTTACATACTAGTGTAGATTAGAAACTagattaagaaataatattaatgtagtatagtttaaaatattgtaaattaaatttataaaaaaggaaaaggcccaaaaaaacggaaaaaaataaaataaaaaatgtacgTACACATAAGTCACCAGGCACACCACGCTAGGGTAGCAGcactactatatatatatatatatatatttatatatatataaatatatatatataatatatatatataatatatatatatatcatcttcTCCATTCTATTCTGTATCTTCTAATTAGGTTTTCTCtatctattttttttggtttgtcTTTTTATCATTCACCAGGGGCAGGTCAGGGCAGGGCAGGGCACTTTATCTGTGTACCCATTTGGGTAATAGAAATTTATGCCCCATTTCATCTACATCCTTTGGAGACACAAAATCGGGTTAGTCACAATTTTTATACATTTCAAAATTAGGGCTGTCTGTATCTTTCTATATAGTgagtgagagagaaaataacaCAACATTCTCCACTACCAAAACAATTTGATAACTTCCTTCGTGACCAACGTTAATGGAAACAAAAGGGAACGGGCAGATCTTCTTCATctgatacaacatttatctatctgtaatttctttttcttcttttttattattttggtacCCATTGTTATATCTacacatatatatgtatatctGAGGAGACTTTAGGTCCTTTAGACAGAAACAAGAAACAGGGTTTTCTTAGTTTAAAAGGGTTTTTctatatgtttttaatgattATCAATTGTTCATGTTTCTACAATCATTTACTTCTTGAATCTTTTGATTTTCTTGTCCGATTAAGTTATTTTAGGTTTTCTAGGGTTTGATTCAGATAGATTGTGTTCATCTGTCTCTTTGTAGATTTGATGATGGTAACATTGAAAATGCATTCCAAATGTAGAGTAATAGTGTAATAATCTTGAGAGAATTCTGaaattacatatatttattGGTTGTGTAGTAATGTCCTTTTATGGAGAATTATAAGTCAGATATCTGCTGATTCTgtattaaaattgtttattttgcATTTCAGAAGGTATATATTGATTGTTAATATGTTATTCAGAttgtctttctttcttttaaggAAATGATGAACAACAATGGAGAATCTGATTGCAATCATCAAGGGGAAGAGTCTGGAACAGTTGGTGTTGTTGTTTCTATGGACGAAAGAGATTCAAATTTGACGGGAGATGGGAAAGAAGTCGAAATAGAACAAGATACAGGTACGAAACAGGAATTTGAACGGTCTGATTTGCCTAATTCAGCTGGTCATGATTCCTATGATGACAAGAACTTCAATTCATTTGTACAGAATATTATTTGGAATCTGATACTTCCCATTTAACTATAGATACAGATGAAACTGGATTGCCTGAAGATAGCAAAGTTTCTGTAGCCGAGGATGAAGCTTTAGCTGTGTGGGTCAAGGTAATATAGCGAAAATTCAATTTGAAGAATTAGTTTAACGAATGTATATTAATGTAATTACTATATATGTAGTGGAGGGGTAAGTGGCAAGCTGGAATCAAGTGTGCTCGAGCTGATTGGCCACTGCCAACTTTGAAAGCAAAGCCTACACACGATAGGAAGGAATACATTGTGATATTCTTTCCTCGTAAAAAACATTACTCGTGGGCAGATGTGCTTCTTGTGCGTCCGATTGATCAGTTTCCGGAGCCCATTGCACATCGGACACACAAAGTTGGGTTGAAAATTGTGAAGGATTTAACTGTTGCTCGTCGGTTCATAATGCAAAAGTTGGCCAGGAACATGCTGGATATAATTGACGAATTACATATgaaggtttttatttttttagctaaTTTATTCAATTGATTCCCTTTTTTCCCACTATTAACAGTTGGTGTTCAATCTCATCTAGGCTTTTATAGAGTCTGCTCGAAGTGTGACCGTGTGGAGAGAATTCGGAATGGAGGCTGCTCGCTGCAAAGACTATTCTCACCTTGGAAGAATGCTTGTGAAGCTTCAGAGTGTAACTGCTCATTTCTTTCATATGCTGAAATGTTTCAGTTTTGTTTGGTTATAAAAAacatgtttgttttattttgcaGATGATTGTCCAAAGCTGTGTAAGTTCAGATTGGATAACGGCTTCTTTCGAATCATGGGTGCAACAATGTCAAGATGCCTGCACAGCTGAATCTGTTGAAATGCTAAAAGAGGTAAATATTttccccatttggaaacacttgtTTATGTATATCCATATGCAGAAATCCGTTTGAGAAAAACAAAATCCATATACACGCGTTTCATGTTTGTATCAGGAATTAATGAGTTCAATCAGATGGGGTGAAGTCAATTCACTTTCCGATGTAGCAGAACAATCGGAGTTGGGTATGGAGTGGAAGGTGTTGAAGCAAGAAGTTATAAGAATTTTTTCCGCATCGAATCCTGATGCCGAAAGCAAGATAAGTGAAAGCCCCAGGCCCAGGCCTGTGGATGTGGATGTGGATCTTCTTCAGGCATGCAGGAAAAGGCCGAAGCTTGAAGTCCGTCGAGCCGAGGCTCATCCCCCCCAAGCTGCAGAGAATGTTAACACCATTGAAATTGATGCCGGATTCTTCTATGATAGGGGACAAGAAAAATGGGCTGAGATTGTCGTTCAACCCGATAGTTCTGAAGCGAAAGCAAACGAAACGACAGTGGCTAGTAGTAGTAATAGTAGCAAGAACCGTAGGTGTATCGCCTTTATCGAAGCTAAGGGAAGGCAATGTGTCAGATGGGCGAACGACGGCGATGTATATTGTTGCGTCCATTTAACTTCGCGTTTCTCTATCGGCACTCCTCAAGAGAAACCTTCCCCGATCGATTCTCCAATGTGCGACGGAACCACCATTCATGGCAACAAGTGCAAACACCGTGCTCTTCAAGGCACCACTTCTTGTAAGAAACATCGACCCCGAAAAGGTATTGAAATGGCTTTAATCCCGttagataataatattcatGTTACAAGAAATCACGAAGTACCTGCCACCCCCATTTCTGTTATGATATCGGAGAGCAGAGAAATCACGACTACGCCACCACCGTTTTCAGTTATATCGGTTGAAAGGAGCGTAGACGTTCCGCGTCAGCGTTCAAGCGATGAGGCATCTAGATGCCTCGGCGGTTTCTCGCCCGAAGGAAATCATCTTTGTCTCCACGATCCAAAGAGGTATCTATTATACTGTGAAGATCATTTGCCGAGCTGGCTTAAACGCGCTAGGAATGGGAAAAGCAGGATTGTTTCGAAGGAAGTGTTTGTGGAACTTCTTAACGACTGTTCCACCCGAGAACAGAAGCTACACTTGCATCAAGCATGCGAGCTTTTCTACAGGCTGTTTAA from Impatiens glandulifera chromosome 9, dImpGla2.1, whole genome shotgun sequence includes the following:
- the LOC124915413 gene encoding general transcription and DNA repair factor IIH subunit TFB5 produces the protein MVNAIKGLFISCDIPMAQFIINMNNSLPSSQKFIIHVLDNTHLFVQPHMTEMIKSAISEFREQNSYEKPG